In Synergistaceae bacterium, the DNA window AGACGTATTTGTCCATTTCAGCGCAATTCAGGGCGAAGGTTTCAAGACGCTCAACGAGGGACAAAAAGTTTCGTTCGATATCGTAAACGGAGAGAAGGGGCCTCAGGCTGCTAACGTTGTAAAGCTGTCTTAAGTAAGTCAGTCTCCTGCAAACTACCTCGAAAACTTCTATATAGGCAGCAGATGGAATCACTTTGACACAATGATTTATGAGGGATCCTGTGAATGCAAGACCCTCATTTTTTTTTTTTCGAGTTCACAGTTAAGACACAAAAATTTTATTGCGCTATTCTTTCTATCACACATTTATATAAGATCAATCACTAATAAAAAATTTATCGCAAAATCACGCTTTATTCTACTCCCACCCGCCCACCCGCCTGCTTCGCAGACGAGTAGA includes these proteins:
- a CDS encoding cold-shock protein, which codes for MAQGTVKWFNESKGYGFITADEGKDVFVHFSAIQGEGFKTLNEGQKVSFDIVNGEKGPQAANVVKLS